The sequence CCACGCCGCAGATCCGGGCTCGCAGCTCACATCGCACTTCATAAACTTTGCTTCCGTAAACGCTCTCGTGCTCATTGATGAGGATTCAAACTCTCTCCCTGCCGGTTCGGAAGCGGATATGATACTTATTCCGTAATAAATCAAACCGTCTTCGGCAAAGACGGTTTTTTTTTATTTTGATTGTCATAGAACAACAGCGACTTATTGATTTTTTTGCTGTAAAATCAGGTAAGACCATTTATCCGAAAAGGGGCGGGGCGGCAATACTATGGCAGAGTACGATTTTGTTCTGGACATGGACTTCAGTATACTGAGAATTTCAGCCGAGGCTGAAAACAAACTGGGCTACACTCCTTCTGAAATATCAGGAAAGCCTTTCATAGAGATGATCAAAACCGAATACCGAGACAGGACAGTCTCAGCCCTTAAAACCAAAGAAAAAGATTTTTGCTTCATTCTGGGCTCAGATGATGTGCAGCATTTCATTGAGCTTGAACCCTGCACGCTCCCCGACGGCACAACCGGAGTAAAAACCGTCAGCCTCAACCCCCTGACCAAAGAAAAAAGCGGAGCTTTCAGCTGCTTTGCCGAATTTATTGAAAATATTTACGACATATACTATTCGGCAGATATTTACGGAAATATAACCGCCATCTCCCCTTCTGTTTTCATCTATTCAGGCTTCACGCCGGAGGAGCTGATCGGCAAAAATCTCGGCTCCGAACTCTATGTATATCCCGCTCTGAGGGAAACTTTCAAGGAACTCATAGGCAAACACGGCAAGGTCACTGCTTTTGACGCACCGTTATTCAGGAAGGACGGCAGCATCTGGTGGGTGTCCACATCCGCTCATTTCATTAAAAACATAAACGGAGAGATAATCGGTGTTGAAGGCATAGCCAGAGACATAACCGACCACAAGGAAGGACAGGAAAAGCTGTTGAGAGGAATCGAGACGAGATACAAAACCCTCTTTGAGTCGGCTACTGACGCAATTTTCATATTTGATCTCAGAACAAAGCGCATAGCGGACGCCAACGCCGCCGCACGGAAAATGACCGGATATTCCCTTGAGGAACTGCGGAAACTCATGCCGGAACAGCTTCATCCTAAGTACGAGTTTGAAAAGATTCACAGCTACATAGTACGCAAGCGTGAGGAGTTCGGACTGAAGGAGACGGTAAGGCTGGATTTCCTGAGTAAGCACGGAGATATTGTACCAGCGGAGCTCACGGCGTCCGTAATAACCGAAGACGGTCGGAAATTCTCCATAGATGTCGCCAGAGATATTTCCCAGCGGCTCGCCACCGAGAAAAAACAGCGGGAGCAGGAACAGATGATTGTTCATCAGTCTAAGCTCGCCGCCATGGGGGAAATGATCTCAAACATCGCCCATCAATGGCGCCAGCCGCTGAGCAAGATGACGGGCATACTCACAAACCTTGAGATGGGCATCAAACAGGGAAATCTTGCCAGAGATGAGGCGGAAACACTCATAAAAGAGGCTTTTTCAACACTCAAGTTTATGTCTCACACCATCGACGATTTTAAAAACTTCTTCAGCCCGTCTAAGCCTGTTGAAGAGTTCTGCATAAACACCGCGCTGGACGAAGTGCTTTCCATAATTGAACCGAACCTGAGGTTTCACGGCATAAGAGTCATGATAAAAGCACAGGAAAATGTCTTCCTCAGAACCTACAGAAGCGAGTTTTGTCAGGTTCTGCTCAACATTATTCAGAATGCGAAGGATATTTTATACCTGCGCCGGATAGCGGAGCCTAAGATAGATATACGCATAACCTCAGGGAGGGGGAAAACAGTAATCCGTGTTGCTGACAACGGCGGCGGCATAGAGCATGCGGCTATGGGGCGGATTTTTGAGCCTTACTTCACCACCAGACCGGACGGACAGGGCATCGGGCTGTATATGTCGAAGATAATCATAGAGAAAAACATAAAGGGAACAATAACCGCCAGAAACACTTTTGAAGGAGCGGAGTTTACTATAGTTTTATAGGTCATTCACAAAGGCATAAAGACTGAGACTGCCACGTCGCCTTGCTCCTCGCACGCAGTTCACTGTCATTATTCGGTAAACAATCTCATTTATCTGGAATATCAAATTCGTACAGCCACAAACATGGGGCTGTACGAATGTTGTACCTCAAAATTACAAATCGGCTATCCTGAGAACTATCTTCCCGAAATGCCTGTCCTCTTCCATGGTTTTGTGGGCTTCGGCGATTTCGTCGATGGGGAAGACCTTGTAGATTATAGGCACTATGCTTCCATCGGCGAATTTAGGGAGCGCTCTTCCTGTAAATTCCTTAACTATCTCTCCTTTTTCTGAAACAGGTCTGGAGCGGAGAACAGAGCCGATGATCTGCTGGCGCTTCACCATCATCAGAGCAAGGTTCAGCTCCGCCTTGATGCCGCTTGTAACGCCTATAATCACCAGTCTGCCGGCATAAGCCAGAGAGTTCATATTGGGAGAAAGGTATTTTGCGCCAACGTGATCGAGTATCAGGTTTACGCCCTTCTTATTGGTAAACTCTTTTACCATATCGGAAAAATCGGACACTTCACGGAAGTTCACCGTGAGGGACGCGCCAAGTTCCTTAACTTTCGCTTCCTTATCGGGAGCAACGGTGACTATGTATTTTGAATTCGGAGTCAGGGCGTTTGAAAGCTGAATAGCAGCAGTATTCACACCGCCGCCGCCGCCGTGGAAGATCGCCGTCTCGCCGTCCTGAAGTCCGCCGATCATGAAAACATTGAGAAAAGCCGTGATGTATGATTCGCATACGCATGCAGCCTGCTCAAAGCTCATATTGGCTGGTATCGGCATAAGATGTTCGGCGTATGCCACGGCATACTCCGCATAACCGCCGCCGCCGACAAGAGTCATGACACGATCCCCGACCTTCCAGCCCGTAACTTTTGAGCCGAGCTGTTCTATTACACCGGCAACCTCAAGACCGAGTATCTCGGAATCCCCGGGAGGGGGCGGATATTTTCCTTCTCTCTGCACAAGGTCCGGTCTGTTTATTGAAGTGGCTGCGACTCTTATCAATACCTCGTTCTCTTTCGGCGCAGGTTTCTCAGCCTCGCCAACCTTAAGAACATCAATTCCCCCGAATCCGTTCAAAAGTACGGCTTTCATAACGCTTCCTCCGGTATTTATTTAAAGTATTGTTTGATTTTTAGCACGGGCAGGAAATTTTATAAACAGAAATCTGCTCGGTTTACGTTACGGTTTACTCGGAAATGGTAAGAACAAGCTTTTTGTTCGCTATGCTGTCATCCCCGCCGTCCGGATCGTTTCCGTCTCTCACCCAGACACTTAGATAATATGATCCGCCGCTGCCGGAGGGCGGTGTTCCGATTACACTCACATTATCGCC is a genomic window of Geovibrio thiophilus containing:
- a CDS encoding PAS domain S-box protein, coding for MAEYDFVLDMDFSILRISAEAENKLGYTPSEISGKPFIEMIKTEYRDRTVSALKTKEKDFCFILGSDDVQHFIELEPCTLPDGTTGVKTVSLNPLTKEKSGAFSCFAEFIENIYDIYYSADIYGNITAISPSVFIYSGFTPEELIGKNLGSELYVYPALRETFKELIGKHGKVTAFDAPLFRKDGSIWWVSTSAHFIKNINGEIIGVEGIARDITDHKEGQEKLLRGIETRYKTLFESATDAIFIFDLRTKRIADANAAARKMTGYSLEELRKLMPEQLHPKYEFEKIHSYIVRKREEFGLKETVRLDFLSKHGDIVPAELTASVITEDGRKFSIDVARDISQRLATEKKQREQEQMIVHQSKLAAMGEMISNIAHQWRQPLSKMTGILTNLEMGIKQGNLARDEAETLIKEAFSTLKFMSHTIDDFKNFFSPSKPVEEFCINTALDEVLSIIEPNLRFHGIRVMIKAQENVFLRTYRSEFCQVLLNIIQNAKDILYLRRIAEPKIDIRITSGRGKTVIRVADNGGGIEHAAMGRIFEPYFTTRPDGQGIGLYMSKIIIEKNIKGTITARNTFEGAEFTIVL
- a CDS encoding NAD(P)H-quinone oxidoreductase, coding for MKAVLLNGFGGIDVLKVGEAEKPAPKENEVLIRVAATSINRPDLVQREGKYPPPPGDSEILGLEVAGVIEQLGSKVTGWKVGDRVMTLVGGGGYAEYAVAYAEHLMPIPANMSFEQAACVCESYITAFLNVFMIGGLQDGETAIFHGGGGGVNTAAIQLSNALTPNSKYIVTVAPDKEAKVKELGASLTVNFREVSDFSDMVKEFTNKKGVNLILDHVGAKYLSPNMNSLAYAGRLVIIGVTSGIKAELNLALMMVKRQQIIGSVLRSRPVSEKGEIVKEFTGRALPKFADGSIVPIIYKVFPIDEIAEAHKTMEEDRHFGKIVLRIADL